The Leptodactylus fuscus isolate aLepFus1 chromosome 3, aLepFus1.hap2, whole genome shotgun sequence genome has a segment encoding these proteins:
- the TDRD15 gene encoding tudor domain-containing protein 15, with translation MDDTSLTEKSNLQMDLKILNITCHPKDLLIKFQGKYISDSEFDYHILQREIQLVAKNNEDIDIGQFCLVQDAPYGKWHRGKILDKTDQKFEVALIDQGDVIKVPLPQIASATGELFSLPPMVVNGIISDLLPLEEKWTSRAINFFTTLVGQQIHGNVKNFLPHQVALLEIPKVISYAIELSVAKYIDSQSFCLLVEILHKFPANSHCKQMPDLLQPKKIHSDDALAVPESLPRFQKILDHLRPEFGVYTMEKMKISSAISQDRFFCHVLSWEIELGKLTAAMCSHYETTVTGPNSSLGSFGVLCAAKRKDGLWYRGVIQKLISYNDVKVWFIDIGSSEAIPSNSVQRLQPEFLSLPMMAIPCALSRNYGHIESEQLALFKEGLAGRVVIGRIKDFCSEEGLYYLTLYPKEFEFSADCHLTNQKIPLFSRHPFTAIAESVIDEKCQVLSLPETSFVEMNYNETVSYKSVKMDLESVHVVYVEYVVNPSNFWIRIDESQKDFTEMMTEIAEKYSKCELMDMVLENPKPGQLCCALYALDGHYYRAVVIEVFSPQVSVYFIDFGNTETIPFYDVKVLLPQFSVIPALAMCCSIAHAYPVDDVWIKTANDFFKQTVNGKALLCHVLARQKSKYVVEMRLSESSDSSDIVTLLVQGGFAEFWKVDLNANLLNRNCQPSDYKTRYSKIYGKPKGTIATSSGVSNDPHISLASLTLKVKPTEPKSSFCSSDRLRPPGNFAICYKQHMFKPGEVIYVKCSHVDSPASFWCHISGNAHKLSALMNEMQKFYSGHNTRYQHGQVACAAKSSFTGKYYRAAVVKYVSAHDVEVIFIDYGNTERVLISDLREMEPQFLKLEGQAFRCCLSPVFSPSYVHCEWSEKACEDFKSLVQSTPDGMKCTVVALFSNGSEDLCNAVNLETSVGNANKILTNKGHLVLRKNISSLHLHTFCYSSFNIEVGSREDVFVTFVYNTGRFYCHLARNDKIFDTLMKKVAKIGEKVMPTGKSKELCIVKYIEDGNFYRALTCPMESSSLFLAFFVDFGDGQMVQKSDLLPIPEDAVDILFEPMQAIPCYLAGMKELFFTVEAKAWFEEQCLGKLLSAVVVARDLEGQLELELYSENLSINQEIEKLFGMKPMMTNDKPNVCKEYSAIEQRSSEPLDSLPINIFQRETDSTRLPNSIDHNNNKMFSCSQKRITLVDLPQIFLEAGTVCPVYASHIDSPSSFFVQFAKQEEEILQLVEDLNKITFQIIEEKDFERGLVVTAQYPEDEAYYRAEIKDILKDCLCVEFIDYGNKANVDFSCVFTLPEKFLSIPRLSIPVFLTGVQKLQSHTEWSKNITKMFSEKVKSAQMNCKFVCECGSQWEVDVTVEGQSISEELLQIFESSSKLPAADTKDCLPKSDPSYIDISDHNADDKNIHRLRTKALKPGLIEEVKNICLSDGGTFFATLANSSEESELNSQIADTVLQVSNRVLVKEISEGMVCLAKSEKMQVWLRASVEKLMPGTIKMVVFFIDHGARETISMHNAKKLSSEALSIPKQAVLCQWPGIEEVGEHVLTAQLKSILQKRIQILFIEFLEPIRAWKVEILVNGLLLLHYFHSVQRLADRKLDSTKNHSKASVSLSQIPRKPLNSLQVYPGFVTLFHDPSSFFVQLADSVDMMDALSQLMQIPGDLCPVVGDSLKPGYPCLIQSFNEQEWCRAEIMSINKNLILLYLLDYGVDKIIPYSDYKELKMIPAKLSSFPALTYHCTLHGVIPDNGNSWSKDAISYCIHFIQNHELMILPIKNSANNILEVSIYGEGNLTLGLLKKGLAKKMEDVGKLDMMYSFPSLPSKTNRHLESVCYNGSSTNTIPSCKEKMGLNIHGNGRQDCEAGYPV, from the coding sequence CTTGAAGATCCTCAATATCACCTGTCATCCCAAAGACCTTCTAATAAAATTTCAAGGCAAATATATTTCTGATTCGGAATTTGACTATCATATACTACAGAGAGAAATACAACTTGTTGCCAAAAACAACGAGGACATTGATATTGGGCAGTTCTGCTTGGTCCAAGATGCACCCTACGGGAAGTGGCACAGGGGAAAAATTTTGGATAAAACGGATCAGAAATTTGAAGTCGCTCTAATAGATCAAGGCGATGTCATCAAAGTTCCCCTTCCGCAAATTGCTAGCGCTACCGGTGAATTGTTTAGTCTCCCTCCGATGGTGGTCAACGGGATCATTTCTGATTTACTTCCACTTGAAGAGAAGTGGACCTCGAGAGCCATAAATTTTTTTACAACCTTAGTTGGTCAACAGATTCATGGAAATGTGAAAAACTTCTTACCCCATCAAGTTGCTCTTTTAGAGATCCCGAAAGTCATAAGCTATGCCATCGAGCTCAGCGTGGCAAAGTATATCGATTCACAGTCGTTTTGCCTTCTCGTAGAGATCCTACACAAGTTCCCTGCAAACTCTCATTGCAAACAAATGCCAGACTTGCTTCAGCCAAAGAAAATCCATTCTGATGATGCTCTAGCCGTCCCTGAAAGTCTTCCCCGTTTCCAGAAGATACTAGATCATCTAAGACCTGAATTTGGTGTCTACACCATGGAAAAAATGAAAATTTCTTCCGCCATAAGCCAAGATCGTTTTTTCTGTCATGTACTGTCATGGGAGATAGAGTTGGGTAAACTGACAGCTGCTATGTGTTCTCATTATGAAACTACTGTAACGGGACCGAATTCCAGCCTCGGTAGTTTCGGTGTACTCTGCGCAGCCAAACGGAAAGATGGCTTGTGGTATAGAGGAGTCATCCAGAAATTAATCTCTTATAATGATGTCAAGGTCTGGTTTATTGATATTGGTAGTAGTGAAGCCATACCGTCCAACAGTGTGCAGAGGCTGCAACCCGAATTCTTGTCCTTACCTATGATGGCTATCCCATGTGCGTTATCTCGGAACTACGGCCATATAGAAAGCGAGCAGCTAGCTCTGTTTAAAGAGGGCTTGGCGGGACGTGTTGTCATCGGTCGCATAAAAGACTTCTGCAGTGAAGAGGGCTTGTATTACCTAACATTGTACCCTAAAGAGTTTGAATTCAGCGCCGATTGTCATCTGACCAACCAGAAAATTCCGTTATTTTCTCGACATCCTTTTACGGCCATTGCAGAGTCTGTCATCGATGAAAAATGTCAAGTCCTCTCTTTGCCTGAGACATCCTTCGTAGAGATGAATTACAATGAAACAGTGTCTTATAAGTCAGTGAAGATGGACTTAGAGTCAGTCCATGTGGTTTATGTTGAATATGTGGTAAACCCTTCAAATTTTTGGATAAGAATCGATGAGAGCCAAAAGGACTTTACAGAGATGATGACGGAGATTGCGGAAAAGTACAGTAAATGTGAGCTTATGGATATGGTTTTGGAAAATCCTAAACCCGGTCAACTTTGCTGTGCGCTTTATGCATTGGATGGACATTATTACAGAGCGGTTGTTATAGAGGTGTTTAGTCCACAAGTTTCGGTTTATTTCATCGACTTTGGGAATACAGAGACCATTCCGTTCTACGATGTGAAGGTGTTGTTGCCACAGTTCAGCGTAATTCCTGCCTTAGCGATGTGCTGCTCTATAGCACATGCCTATCCCGTGGATGACGTGTGGATTAAGACTGCAAATGACTTTTTTAAACAAACTGTGAACGGAAAAGCTCTTCTTTGCCATGTTCTTGCAAGACAAAAATCCAAGTATGTGGTGGAAATGCGACTTTCAGAGAGCTCCGACTCTTCAGATATCGTTACACTTTTGGTTCAAGGTGGATTTGCAGAGTTCTGGAAAGTTGATTTAAACGCAAATTTGCTGAACCGGAACTGCCAGCCCTCTGACTACAAAACAAGATATAGCAAAATCTATGGCAAACCTAAAGGAACCATAGCTACTAGCAGTGGCGTATCTAACGACCCACATATATCATTAGCTAGCTTGACCTTGAAAGTAAAACCAACTGAACCAAAGTCTTCGTTTTGTTCATCCGACCGCTTACGACCACCTGGAAATTTTGCAATTTGTTATAAACAACATATGTTCAAACCGGGGGAGGTCATTTATGTGAAATGTTCTCATGTGGACTCGCCAGCCAGTTTCTGGTGTCACATTTCAGGCAATGCTCACAAACTATCTGCCTTAATGAACGAAATGCAAAAATTTTATAGCGGTCACAACACCAGATACCAACATGGACAAGTTGCTTGCGCTGCAAAGTCGTCGTTCACTGGAAAGTATTATCGAGCGGCCGTTGTGAAATACGTTTCCGCCCATGACGTTGAGGTTATTTTCATCGACTATGGGAATACTGAAAGGGTGCTCATTTCAGACCTTCGTGAAATGGAACCACAATTCCTCAAATTAGAAGGCCAAGCTTTTCGATGCTGTTTGAGTCCGGTGTTTTCTCCTTCATATGTTCACTGCGAATGGTCTGAGAAAGCATGTGAAGATTTTAAGAGTCTTGTTCAATCTACTCCTGATGGGATGAAATGCACTGTCGTTGCCTTGTTTAGTAATGGTTCTGAGGATCTGTGTAACGCTGTAAATCTGGAAACTTCCGTTGGTAACGCAAACAAGATATTAACTAATAAGGGTCATCTGGTATTAAGAAAAAACATTTCATCACTTCATTTGCATACATTTTGCTACTCCAGTTTCAACATCGAGGTGGGAAGTCGAGAAGACGTGTTCGTCACCTTCGTATATAATACTGGAAGATTTTACTGCCATCTTGCAAGAAATGACAAGATCTTTGACACtttgatgaagaaagtagctaagATTGGTGAGAAGGTGATGCCAACTGGGAAATCGAAAGAGCTTTGTATTGTTAAATACATTGAAGATGGCAATTTTTACAGGGCATTGACGTGCCCCATGGAATCCTCATCTCTGTTCCTGGCCTTTTTTGTAGATTTCGGAGATGGCCAGATGGTACAAAAAAGTGATTTGCTTCCCATTCCGGAGGATGCTGTTGACATATTATTTGAACCAATGCAAGCTATTCCATGTTATCTCGCCGGTATGAAAGAATTATTTTTTACGGTAGAGGCCAAAGCCTGGTTTGAAGAGCAGTGCCTTGGAAAGCTCTTAAGTGCTGTTGTGGTGGCTAGAGACTTGGAAGGACAGCTTGAGTTGGAATTGTATAGTGAAAATCTCTCCATAAACCAAGAAATTGAAAAATTGTTTGGGATGAAACCAATGATGACCAACGATAAACCGAATGTTTGCAAAGAGTACAGCGCTATCGAGCAGCGTAGTTCGGAACCTCTCGATTCCTTACCAATAAACATATTTCAAAGAGAAACAGATTCAACGCGTCTTCCGAACTCTATAGACCACAATAACAACAAGATGTTTTCTTGCAGTCAAAAGCGTATTACGTTGGTTGACCTTCCTCAAATATTTCTAGAGGCAGGCACCGTGTGTCCCGTTTATGCTTCCCATATAGACAGTCCTTCTAGTTTTTTTGTGCAATTTGCCAAACAAGAAGAAGAAATTCTTCAGCTAGTCGAAGATCTCAATAAAATAACATTCCAGATTATTGAGGAAAAGGATTTCGAGAGAGGTCTTGTAGTCACCGCCCAGTATCCAGAAGACGAGGCCTACTATCGAGCCGAAATTAAAGACATTCTTAAAGACTGCTTGTGTGTTGAGTTTATTGATTATGGCAACAAAGCAAACGTGgatttttcatgtgtttttactCTTCCAGAAAAGTTCTTAAGTATACCAAGGTTAAGCATACCAGTTTTTCTCACGGGGGTTCAAAAACTTCAGAGCCATACCGAGTGGagtaaaaatattacaaaaatgttttcgGAGAAGGTTAAAAGTGCGCAAATGAATTGCAAGTTTGTGTGCGAATGTGGTTCTCAGTGGGAGGTCGATGTGACCGTAGAAGGTCAGTCAATTTCAGAAGAGCTCCTTCAAATCTTCGAGAGTTCCTCCAAACTACCTGCAGCAGATACCAAGGACTGTCTTCCAAAATCAGACCCTAGCTATATTGATATCTCAGATCATAACGCTGATGATAAAAACATTCATCGTCTTAGGACCAAAGCATTAAAGCCTGGTTTAATAGAAGAAGTTAAAAACATTTGTCTTTCGGATGGTGGAACGTTTTTTGCCACTTTGGCCAATTCTTCTGAAGAGTCCGAGTTAAATTCACAAATTGCGGACACTGTCCTACAGGTCTCCAACCGAGTTTTGGTTAAGGAAATATCAGAGGGAATGGTTTGTTTGGCAAAATCTGAAAAGATGCAAGTTTGGCTCCGCGCCTCTGTTGAAAAGCTCATGCCAGGTACTATAAAGATGGTAGTATTTTTCATTGACCATGGTGCACGTGAAACTATAAGCATGCACAATGCTAAAAAACTTTCATCTGAAGCCCTTTCTATTCCTAAACAAGCAGTTCTTTGTCAATGGCCTGGGATCGAAGAAGTTGGCGAACATGTTCTGACGGCACAATTGAAATCGATTTTACAGAAACGGATTCAAAtactttttattgaatttttggaACCTATAAGAGCATGGAAAGTTGAGATATTAGTTAATGGTCTTCTTCTATTGCATTACTTTCATAGTGTACAGCGCTTGGCAGATAGAAAGCTTGATAGTACAAAGAATCACTCAAAGGCCAGTGTTTCATTATCCCAAATTCCACGTAAGCCGCTTAACTCTTTACAAGTTTATCCCGGATTTGTCACCTTGTTTCATGACCCCTCCAGTTTCTTTGTTCAGCTGGCAGACTCTGTTGATATGATGGATGCTTTATCACAATTGATGCAAATACCGGGAGACCTTTGCCCTGTCGTCGGGGATTCGCTAAAACCTGGTTACCCATGTCTTATACAGTCTTTTAACGAACAAGAGTGGTGCCGGGCAGAAATAATGAGCATCAACAAGAACCTAATTTTATTGTATTTGCTTGACTATGGAGTTGACAAAATCATTCCTTACTCAGATTACAAGGAGCTGAAGATGATCCCAGCCAAACTTTCTTCCTTTCCAGCCCTAACCTACCATTGCACACTACATGGCGTAATACCGGATAATGGAAACTCATGGTCTAAAGATGCCATTAGCTATTGTATCCATTTTATCCAAAACCATGAGTTGATGATATTGCCTATTAAAAATAGTGCTAACAACATTTTGGAAGTTTCTATTTATGGCGAAGGAAATCTGACCCTTGGGTTACTTAAAAAAGGTCTCGCGAAGAAGATGGAAGACGTGGGAAAATTAGACATGATGTATAGTTTCCCCTCGCTTCCCTCGAAAACTAATCGGCATTTAGAGAGTGTTTGTTACAATGGGAGTTCAACGAATACTATACCGTCCTGCAAAGAAAAAATGGGCCTGAACATACATGGAAATGGTAGACAGGATTGTGAGGCTGGATATCCAGTTTAA